From Abiotrophia defectiva ATCC 49176:
AAGCCTTGGCTATGGCCGGGCTCAGTGCTGAAGACGTGGACTACATCAATGCCCACGGGACCAGCACGCCAACTAATGACAAGGGCGAAACCCAAGCCATCAAGTATGCTTTGGGCGATGCAGCTTACAAAGTGGCTGTATCCAGCTCTAAGGGCCACTTCGGTCACCTCTTAGGTGGTGCCGGTGGGGTAGAAGCCATTGTCTGCGTTAAGGCCTTGGAAGAAGGTTTCGTACCTGCGACCCTCGGTCTAGAAAATCCAGAAGAAGGCTGTGACCTGGACTATGTCCCAGGCCATGGACGCCAACAAGACATCCAAGTTGCCCTGTCTAACTCCCTGGGCTTTGGCGGTCACAATGCGGTCCTCGCCTTCAAACGATGGGATGGTAAGTAAGCATGCAATATGAAGAACTCGTCAAATTAATCGACAAACTGGACCAGTCTAGCCTGGCCTACTTCGAATTCACCAATGACAATGAGCGTCTGCTCTTGGCTAAGGAAGTGCCACAAGTGGCAGCACCAGCCCCAGTTGTGGTGACCGATGTGACCGAATCGGCTGCCCTAACAGCACCGGCTAGCCTGGCGGCCCCAGCCCCTGTGGCGGTGCCAGAAGCGGTCGAAGCACCTGCAGCACCTGCGCCAGCGCCAGAAGCTGCTGGTAAGGACGTGCCAGCCCCTATGGTAGGGGTAGTCTACCTGCAAGCTAACCCTGATGCGGATCCTTATGTCCAAGTAGGGGACAGCGTCAAGAAGGGCCAAGTCCTCTGCTTGATTGAAGCCATGAAGCTCATGAATGAGATTGTGGCCCCTCAAGACGGCGTGGTCTCTGCTATCTTAGTTGAAAATGAAAACATCGTGGAATACGGCCAAGCCCTCTTCCGCATTAGCTAAACCCTAAACATCACCCCCCAAAGAAAAGAGGAATAAACATGACTTTATTAACTGCTCAACAAGTAATGGACATTATCCCTAACCGTTACCCAATCTTCTTCATCGACGCTGTGGATGAGTTGATCCCAGGTGAAAAAATCGTCTGCCGTAAGAACGTGACCATCAACGAACAAGTCTTCCAAGGTCACTTCCCAGGCGAACCTGTTTTACCAGGTGTTTACATCTGTGAAGCTTTAGCTCAAGCAGGTTCTATCCCACTCTTGCAAATGGAAGGTTTCCAAGGCAAGACCGCTTACCTAGGTGGCTTGAACAAGGTAAAATTCCGTCAAAAAGTGGTACCTGGTGACGTGCTTCGTCTCCAAGTAGACATCGTCAAATTGCGTAAGAACGCCGGGATTGGTTACGGCCAAGCCTTCGTTGGCGACAAGAAAGTAGCAGAAGCAGAAATGACCTTCATTATCGGAGCAAAATAATATGTTTAAAAAAGTGTTAGTCGCCAACCGTGGTGAGATTGCAGTCCGAATCATTCGGGCCCTGCGCGAAATGAATATTACGTCGGTGGCGGTCTATAGCGAGGCAGACCGGGAGGCCCTTCATACCCAATTAGCGGATGAAGCCATCTGTATCGGGCCTGCCAAGGGCTTAGACTCCTACGCCAACCCAGTGGCCATTCTGTCCGCTGCCATGGTGACGGGGGCTGACGCCATCCACCCAGGCTACGGCTTCTTATCCGAGCGTAGCGATTTCGTTGCCCTCTGTGAAGAGGTCAATATCAAGTTCATTGGCCCTAAGAGCCACATTATCGAAGCCATGGGGAACAAGCAAAATGCCCGCAACACCATGAAGGCAGCCGGCGTGCCCATCACGCCAGGTTCCGACGGCTTGGTGCATAGCTTAGAAGAAGCCCATGCCATCGCCCAAAAGATTGGCTTCCCCTTGATTATCAAGGCAGCCGACGGTGGGGGCGGTAAGGGCATGCGCCGGGTGGAAGATCCTAAGGATTTTGAAGCCCTCTTCCTCCAAGCCCAGAACGAAACCCAGTCGGTCTACGGTAACCAAGATCTCTATATCGAGAAAATCATCTACCCAGCCCGCCATATCGAAGTCCAACTCCTGGGCGACGAGCATGGCCATGTCATCCATCTGGGTGAACGGGACTGCTCCCTGCAACGTAATAACCAGAAGGTCATTGAGTTTGCGCCCGCTGTCTGCCTAGATGAGGACACTCGTCAGGCTATCTGTGGGGCAGCCGTTAAGGCCGCTTCGGCCATTGGCTACACCAATGCCGGGACCATCGAGTTCCTATTGGCTGATAACGGTGAATTCTACTTCATGGAAATGAACACCCGTCTGCAAGTGGAGCATCCGGTGACCGAGATGATTACCGGGGTCGACATCGTCCAAGAACAGATTAAAATCGCCATGGGCCAGCCCCTCTCTTATCAACAAGAGGACATTGTCTTGTCAGGGTTTGCCATTGAGTGCCGCTTGAATGCGGAAGATCCGCTCCACCAATTCCGTCCGGCTGCTGGCCATATCAAGCAGCTAGTCCTACCGTCTGGCGGTATGGGCTTGCGGGTGGAGTCAGGGATCTATCCTCAATACACCTTGCCACCTTTCTATGATTCCATGATTGCTAAAATTATTGTCCACCAACCTAGTCGTGAGGCGGCCTTCCGACTCATGGAACGGGCCCTCTATGAAGTGGCCGTGGATGGACTGGTAACCAACGTGGAACTGCTAGAAGCCATGGTGGCGGATTCCCACATCCAAGCGGATGATTACCACACCAAGTGGTTAGAAGAAAGCTTCATGCCAGCCTGGCTGGACTTCCAGAAAGAGGCTGAAGCAACAGAGGAGGCCTAGTAAATGGCATTATTTCGTCGTAATAAAACCATTCAACTGAATGCGGACGCCGTAGCAAAATATTCGGATAAGGTCGCCCAAATCCCAGATGATTTGATGGCCCGCTGTCCTAAGTGCCACAAGGTCTACTTCACCAAGCAGAAACCTGAGGACTACTGCTGCATGCACTGCCACCACCATTTGCCATTTCCGGCTATGGAACGGATTGACTGGTTAGTGGATGAGGGCAGCTTCCAAGAAATCAACGCTGATCTCTGGAATGACAATCCGCTAGGTTTTCCTAAGTATTCTGAAAAATTAGCCAAGCTGCAGGAAGCGACCGGCCTTAAGGAGGCTATCGTGACCGGGACAGCCCGCCTGGATGGTCATGCCTTGGCCCTAGGCGTCATGGATAGCCGCTTCGTCATGGCTTCCATGGGGACCGCCGTGGGTGAGAAGTTGGTTCAACTCTTTGACCTGGCGACGGCCCAAGGCCTGCCAGTAGTGCTCTATATCGCTTCTGGTGGAGCCCGCATGCAGGAAGGCATCCTGTCTCTCATGCAAATGGCCAAGGTCAGCCAAGCCGTAGCCCGTCATTCGGCGGCCGGCGGCTTCTACTGTGCCGTTTTGACCCATCCGACGACCGGTGGGGTCACTGCCAGCTTCGCCATGCAGGGGGATGTCATCTTGGCTGAACCCGATGCCACCGTCGGCTTTGCCGGCAAACGGGTCATCGAGCAGACCCTGCGCAAGCCTTTGCCTGATGATTTCCAGGCGGCTGAGACCGTCCTAGGCTACGGCTTTATCGACCAAATCGTGCCCCGCGACCGCCAAAAGCGGATGCTGGCGCAACTCTTGACCATTCACGAGGGAGGGAAGGCTCAATGAAGGCTTATCAAATTGTCCAAAAAGCCCGCGACATTAAGCGTATCTCCACCTCGGATGTGATTGGCGCCCTCTGTGGCGACGACTTCATCGAGTGCCACGGCGACCGCATTATGGGCGATGACGCGGCCATTATCGGCGGTGTCGGCCTGGTGGACGACCAGCCCATGACCATCATCGGTATTCAAAAGGGCAAGACTACCAAGGAAAACATCAAGCGTAACTTCGG
This genomic window contains:
- the accB gene encoding acetyl-CoA carboxylase biotin carboxyl carrier protein — encoded protein: MQYEELVKLIDKLDQSSLAYFEFTNDNERLLLAKEVPQVAAPAPVVVTDVTESAALTAPASLAAPAPVAVPEAVEAPAAPAPAPEAAGKDVPAPMVGVVYLQANPDADPYVQVGDSVKKGQVLCLIEAMKLMNEIVAPQDGVVSAILVENENIVEYGQALFRIS
- the fabZ gene encoding 3-hydroxyacyl-ACP dehydratase FabZ encodes the protein MTLLTAQQVMDIIPNRYPIFFIDAVDELIPGEKIVCRKNVTINEQVFQGHFPGEPVLPGVYICEALAQAGSIPLLQMEGFQGKTAYLGGLNKVKFRQKVVPGDVLRLQVDIVKLRKNAGIGYGQAFVGDKKVAEAEMTFIIGAK
- the accC gene encoding acetyl-CoA carboxylase biotin carboxylase subunit — its product is MFKKVLVANRGEIAVRIIRALREMNITSVAVYSEADREALHTQLADEAICIGPAKGLDSYANPVAILSAAMVTGADAIHPGYGFLSERSDFVALCEEVNIKFIGPKSHIIEAMGNKQNARNTMKAAGVPITPGSDGLVHSLEEAHAIAQKIGFPLIIKAADGGGGKGMRRVEDPKDFEALFLQAQNETQSVYGNQDLYIEKIIYPARHIEVQLLGDEHGHVIHLGERDCSLQRNNQKVIEFAPAVCLDEDTRQAICGAAVKAASAIGYTNAGTIEFLLADNGEFYFMEMNTRLQVEHPVTEMITGVDIVQEQIKIAMGQPLSYQQEDIVLSGFAIECRLNAEDPLHQFRPAAGHIKQLVLPSGGMGLRVESGIYPQYTLPPFYDSMIAKIIVHQPSREAAFRLMERALYEVAVDGLVTNVELLEAMVADSHIQADDYHTKWLEESFMPAWLDFQKEAEATEEA
- the accD gene encoding acetyl-CoA carboxylase, carboxyltransferase subunit beta, with protein sequence MALFRRNKTIQLNADAVAKYSDKVAQIPDDLMARCPKCHKVYFTKQKPEDYCCMHCHHHLPFPAMERIDWLVDEGSFQEINADLWNDNPLGFPKYSEKLAKLQEATGLKEAIVTGTARLDGHALALGVMDSRFVMASMGTAVGEKLVQLFDLATAQGLPVVLYIASGGARMQEGILSLMQMAKVSQAVARHSAAGGFYCAVLTHPTTGGVTASFAMQGDVILAEPDATVGFAGKRVIEQTLRKPLPDDFQAAETVLGYGFIDQIVPRDRQKRMLAQLLTIHEGGKAQ